A single region of the Rathayibacter rathayi genome encodes:
- the polA gene encoding DNA polymerase I, with product MSDPEQPTLLLVDGHSLAFRAFYALPVDSFQTREGQHTNAIHGFLSMLILLLKNEKPTHLGVAFDISRYSFRTREYPEYKGTRGETPPEFKGQVPLLEEALHAMNIRTVSKEDFEADDILATLARQGAEAGFRVLVVSGDRDTIQLVTPEVTLLYPSTQGVSQLTRYDRDKVFEKYGVEPHQYPEIAALVGETSDNLPGVDKVGPKTAAKWVTQYGTVADIIAHADEIKGVVGEKLREQKENALRNRRLNRLVTDVELPLGPHDLTRRPIDPDAVREIFSRLEFKTLQERVLTIAAEEGVDGAAAALAGDVVTTSAPAVRTLVDEELAHWLDRVSAQGTAPVAVQVQLGAGGLEGVGLAVEKETAFVPWAAERPDYTALEKWLAGRAPKYFADAKPQIKALRRAGLPVAGLEFDTRVASWLLQPTGHPATLAAQVAQHLDETMAQGDPNQLVPTVEPMGPATEAWYAYRLVEPLRERLGEGMLSVLVDIELPIVQVLATMELAGVAIDAEVLARLRGELTTSAADLASRAFAEIGHEMNLGSPKQLQQVLFEELDMPRTRATKTGYTTDASALADLQESHPHPFLGLLLEHRDATKLKQIIETLEKSVTVDGRIHTSYDQTGTATGRISSNDPNLQNIPVRSEVGRRIRTAFVHGAEASTLLTADYSQIEMRIMAHLSGDAGLIEAFHSGEDLHRFVGSRIFGVEPGEVTSAMRNKVKAMSYGLAYGLSAFGLSKQLRISSAEAKQLMTDYFVRFGAVRDYLRSVVEQARETGYTETIFGRRRPFPDLQSANRVLRDNAERAALNSPIQGSAADIMKRAMIGVQADLDERGLGSRMLLQVHDELIFDVAPGEEEPLEAIVRDRMAGAADLSVPLEVQVGHGADWDVAAH from the coding sequence GTGTCAGATCCGGAACAGCCTACCCTCCTGCTCGTCGACGGCCATTCCTTGGCGTTCCGGGCGTTCTACGCTCTCCCGGTCGACAGCTTCCAGACCCGCGAGGGCCAGCACACGAACGCCATCCACGGTTTCCTGTCGATGCTGATCCTGCTGCTGAAGAACGAAAAGCCGACCCACCTCGGCGTCGCGTTCGACATCTCCCGCTACTCGTTCCGCACCCGGGAGTACCCCGAGTACAAGGGCACCCGCGGTGAGACCCCGCCCGAATTCAAGGGCCAGGTCCCCCTTTTGGAGGAGGCTCTGCACGCGATGAACATCCGCACCGTCTCGAAGGAGGATTTCGAGGCCGATGACATCCTCGCCACCCTCGCTCGCCAGGGCGCCGAGGCCGGCTTCCGGGTGCTGGTTGTCTCGGGCGACCGCGACACCATCCAACTGGTGACGCCCGAGGTCACCCTGCTCTACCCCTCCACCCAGGGCGTCTCCCAGCTCACGCGGTACGACCGCGACAAGGTGTTCGAGAAGTACGGCGTCGAGCCGCACCAGTACCCCGAGATCGCGGCTCTCGTCGGTGAGACCAGCGACAACCTGCCCGGAGTCGACAAAGTCGGCCCCAAGACGGCCGCCAAGTGGGTCACTCAGTACGGCACGGTGGCCGACATCATCGCCCACGCCGACGAGATCAAGGGCGTCGTCGGCGAGAAGCTCCGCGAGCAGAAGGAGAACGCACTCCGCAACCGCCGCCTCAACCGCCTGGTGACCGACGTCGAGCTGCCGCTCGGTCCGCACGACCTCACCCGGCGGCCGATTGATCCGGACGCGGTCCGCGAGATCTTCAGCCGCCTCGAGTTCAAGACGCTCCAGGAGCGGGTACTGACGATCGCCGCGGAGGAGGGCGTCGACGGCGCCGCCGCAGCCCTGGCGGGCGATGTGGTCACGACCTCAGCCCCCGCCGTCCGCACCCTGGTCGACGAGGAGCTCGCGCACTGGCTCGATCGCGTCTCGGCGCAGGGCACCGCGCCCGTCGCCGTTCAGGTGCAGCTCGGAGCCGGCGGGCTGGAGGGCGTCGGCCTCGCCGTCGAGAAGGAGACGGCGTTCGTGCCCTGGGCCGCTGAGCGGCCCGACTACACCGCGCTCGAAAAATGGCTGGCCGGCCGCGCGCCCAAGTACTTCGCCGACGCCAAGCCCCAGATCAAGGCGCTGCGCCGCGCCGGCCTCCCCGTCGCGGGACTGGAGTTCGACACCCGCGTCGCCTCCTGGCTCCTGCAGCCCACCGGCCACCCGGCGACCCTTGCCGCCCAGGTCGCGCAGCACCTCGACGAGACAATGGCGCAGGGAGACCCGAACCAGCTCGTCCCCACCGTCGAGCCGATGGGCCCGGCGACCGAGGCCTGGTACGCCTATCGGCTCGTCGAGCCGCTCCGCGAGCGTCTGGGCGAGGGAATGCTGTCGGTGCTCGTCGACATCGAGCTGCCGATCGTGCAGGTGCTGGCGACGATGGAGCTCGCCGGTGTCGCGATCGACGCCGAGGTACTCGCGCGCCTCCGGGGCGAGCTGACCACCTCGGCCGCCGACCTCGCGAGCCGCGCCTTCGCCGAGATCGGACACGAGATGAACCTCGGCTCGCCGAAGCAGCTGCAGCAGGTCCTCTTCGAGGAACTCGACATGCCGCGCACCCGGGCGACGAAGACGGGCTACACGACCGACGCATCCGCCCTGGCCGACCTCCAGGAGTCGCATCCGCACCCGTTCCTCGGGCTACTGCTCGAGCACCGCGACGCGACCAAGCTCAAGCAGATCATTGAGACCCTCGAGAAGTCGGTCACCGTCGACGGCCGGATCCACACGAGCTACGACCAGACCGGCACCGCCACCGGCCGCATTTCCTCGAACGATCCGAACCTGCAGAATATCCCCGTCCGCAGCGAGGTCGGTCGCCGCATCCGCACCGCCTTCGTGCACGGAGCGGAGGCGAGCACGCTGCTCACCGCCGACTACTCGCAGATCGAGATGCGGATCATGGCGCACCTCTCCGGCGACGCGGGGCTGATCGAGGCCTTCCACTCCGGCGAAGACCTGCACCGGTTTGTCGGCTCGCGGATCTTCGGTGTCGAGCCGGGCGAGGTCACCTCCGCGATGCGCAACAAGGTGAAGGCGATGTCCTACGGTCTCGCCTACGGCCTGAGCGCCTTCGGCTTGTCCAAGCAGCTTCGGATCTCGAGCGCCGAGGCCAAGCAGCTGATGACCGACTACTTCGTCCGCTTCGGCGCCGTGCGGGACTACCTCCGCAGCGTCGTCGAGCAGGCCCGCGAGACGGGCTACACCGAGACGATCTTCGGGCGCCGCCGCCCGTTCCCCGACCTGCAGAGCGCCAACCGCGTGCTCCGCGACAACGCCGAGCGCGCAGCGCTGAACTCGCCCATCCAGGGCTCGGCCGCCGACATCATGAAGCGCGCGATGATCGGCGTGCAGGCCGACCTCGACGAGCGCGGTCTCGGCTCGCGCATGCTTCTCCAGGTGCACGATGAGCTGATCTTCGATGTCGCTCCCGGCGAGGAGGAGCCGCTGGAGGCGATCGTCCGCGACCGGATGGCGGGGGCCGCCGATCTGAGCGTGCCGCTCGAGGTGCAGGTGGGCCACGGCGCCGACTGGGACGTCGCGGCGCACTGA
- a CDS encoding DUF885 domain-containing protein yields the protein MTTDIPREPTAIDAVAERWVDTLVDLDPTLGTAIGRAEANGRLGDYSPIGLERARAATASALAELEAAEPADEVDRVTVADLGAELRLALEGYDAGLPLRDINVIASPAQGVRDVFDLMPTDEVADWDAVAERLLAVPAALEGYAETLRAGIRSGVVPARRQVELVAEQARTIAAPRGFFAQLAAEAAPAAGSLPASLAQRLEDGARRASAAYGLLAQFLRSELAPAATEQDAVGRELYALHSRRFLGAVVDLDETYEWGIEELARMTAEQEAIAREILPGASVAEAITHLEADPSRTLHGVDALQAWMQETSDRSVRELAGTAFDIPEEVRRLECRIAPTQEGGIYYTGPSDDFSRPGRMWWSVPAGVTEFATWRELTTVYHEGVPGHHLQIGQAVHNRARLNTWRRQLAGTSGHAEGWALYAERLMESLGYLDDPADRLGMLDGQRMRAARVVLDIGVHLQKPMPGSGSTWSADSALDFLRANVTMDDAFVHFEVNRYLGWPGQAPSYKIGQRIWEQLRDQAQAREGAGFSLAAFHRRALDLGGVGLDTLRTSLAG from the coding sequence ATGACCACCGACATTCCCCGCGAACCCACCGCCATCGACGCCGTCGCCGAGCGCTGGGTCGACACGCTCGTCGACCTCGACCCCACCCTCGGCACCGCCATCGGGCGCGCCGAGGCGAACGGCCGTCTGGGTGACTACTCACCGATCGGCCTCGAGCGCGCGCGGGCCGCGACAGCCTCCGCACTCGCCGAGCTGGAGGCAGCCGAGCCCGCCGACGAGGTCGACCGCGTGACCGTCGCCGACCTGGGCGCCGAGCTCCGCCTCGCCCTCGAGGGGTACGATGCGGGCCTGCCACTGCGCGACATCAACGTGATCGCGTCCCCTGCCCAGGGGGTGCGGGACGTCTTCGACCTGATGCCGACCGACGAGGTCGCCGACTGGGACGCGGTCGCCGAGCGGCTGCTGGCCGTGCCGGCCGCCCTCGAGGGCTACGCCGAGACCCTGCGTGCGGGGATCCGTTCCGGAGTGGTTCCTGCTCGTCGGCAGGTCGAGCTCGTCGCAGAGCAGGCCCGCACGATTGCCGCGCCCCGCGGATTCTTCGCCCAGCTGGCTGCCGAGGCCGCTCCCGCCGCCGGCTCGCTGCCCGCCTCGCTCGCGCAGCGGCTCGAGGACGGTGCCCGTCGCGCCTCAGCCGCTTACGGCTTGCTCGCGCAGTTCCTCCGGAGCGAGCTCGCGCCCGCCGCGACCGAGCAGGACGCCGTCGGCCGGGAGCTGTACGCGCTGCACTCGCGCCGCTTCCTCGGGGCCGTCGTCGATCTCGACGAGACCTACGAGTGGGGGATCGAGGAGCTGGCGCGGATGACGGCCGAGCAGGAGGCGATCGCGCGCGAGATCCTGCCCGGCGCCTCCGTCGCCGAGGCGATCACCCACCTCGAGGCCGATCCGTCGCGGACGCTGCACGGTGTCGACGCGCTGCAGGCCTGGATGCAGGAGACCAGCGACCGCTCGGTGCGCGAGCTCGCCGGCACCGCGTTCGATATCCCGGAGGAGGTGCGCCGCCTCGAGTGCCGTATCGCGCCGACCCAGGAGGGCGGCATCTACTACACCGGGCCGAGCGACGACTTCTCGCGCCCGGGCCGGATGTGGTGGTCGGTCCCCGCGGGCGTCACCGAGTTCGCCACCTGGCGCGAGCTGACCACCGTCTACCACGAGGGCGTCCCCGGGCATCACCTGCAGATCGGGCAGGCGGTGCACAACCGCGCCCGGCTGAACACCTGGCGCCGTCAGCTGGCAGGCACGTCCGGTCACGCCGAGGGCTGGGCCCTCTACGCGGAGCGGCTGATGGAGAGCTTGGGCTACCTCGACGATCCGGCCGACCGCCTGGGCATGCTCGACGGCCAGCGGATGCGCGCGGCGCGCGTCGTCCTCGACATCGGGGTGCACCTGCAAAAGCCGATGCCCGGCTCCGGCAGCACCTGGTCCGCGGACTCCGCTCTCGATTTCCTGCGCGCCAACGTGACCATGGACGACGCCTTCGTGCACTTTGAGGTGAACCGCTACCTCGGCTGGCCGGGGCAGGCCCCGTCCTACAAGATCGGTCAGCGGATCTGGGAGCAGCTGCGCGACCAGGCCCAGGCCCGTGAGGGCGCGGGCTTCTCGCTCGCGGCCTTCCACCGGCGAGCGCTCGATCTCGGCGGTGTCGGTCTTGACACGCTCCGCACGAGCCTCGCCGGCTGA
- the rpsA gene encoding 30S ribosomal protein S1 gives MTTATTDKATKQVAINDIGSAEDFLAAVEKTLKFFNDGDLIEGTVVKIDRDEVLLDVGYKTEGVIPSRELSIKHDVDPSEVVNVGDSVEALVLQKEDKEGRLILSKKRAQYERAWGDVEKIKESDGVVTGSVIEVVKGGLIVDIGLRGFLPASLIELRRVRDLTPYLGQEIEAKILELDKNRNNVVLSRRALLEQTQSESRTTFLNNLHKGQVRKGVVSSIVNFGAFVDLGGVDGLVHVSELSWKHIEHASEVVEVGQEVTVEILEVDLDRERVSLSLKATQEDPWQVFARTHAIGQVAPGKVTKLVPFGAFVRVADGIEGLVHISELSGKHVELAEQVVSVGEEVFVKVIDIDLDRRRISLSLKQANEGVDPEGTEFDPALYGMATEYDDQGNYKYPEGFDPETNEWREGFESQREAWELEYAAAQARWEAHKAQVAKSQEEAATVSEGVSVGADFTSEATTGGTLADDESLAALREKLSSNN, from the coding sequence ATGACAACCGCAACGACCGACAAGGCAACCAAGCAGGTCGCGATCAACGACATCGGGTCTGCTGAAGACTTTCTTGCCGCGGTCGAAAAGACTCTGAAGTTCTTCAACGACGGAGACCTCATCGAAGGCACCGTCGTGAAGATCGACCGCGACGAGGTCCTCCTCGACGTTGGTTACAAGACCGAGGGCGTCATCCCCTCGCGCGAACTCTCCATCAAGCACGATGTCGACCCGTCCGAGGTCGTCAACGTGGGCGACAGCGTTGAAGCCCTCGTTCTCCAGAAGGAGGACAAGGAGGGTCGGCTGATCCTCTCGAAGAAGCGTGCACAGTACGAGCGCGCGTGGGGCGACGTCGAAAAGATCAAGGAGTCGGACGGCGTCGTCACCGGCTCGGTCATCGAGGTCGTCAAGGGCGGTCTCATCGTCGACATCGGCCTCCGCGGCTTCCTCCCGGCGTCGCTCATCGAGCTGCGTCGCGTCCGCGACCTCACGCCGTATCTCGGCCAAGAGATTGAGGCGAAGATCCTCGAGCTTGACAAGAACCGCAACAACGTTGTCCTGTCGCGTCGCGCGCTCCTCGAGCAGACGCAGTCCGAGAGCCGCACCACGTTCCTGAACAACCTGCACAAGGGTCAGGTCCGCAAGGGTGTCGTGTCCTCGATCGTCAACTTCGGTGCGTTCGTCGACCTCGGCGGCGTCGACGGTCTCGTCCACGTCTCCGAGCTCTCCTGGAAGCACATCGAGCACGCCTCCGAGGTTGTCGAGGTGGGCCAGGAGGTCACCGTCGAGATCCTCGAGGTCGACCTCGACCGCGAGCGCGTGTCGCTCTCGCTCAAGGCGACGCAGGAGGACCCGTGGCAGGTCTTCGCCCGCACCCACGCGATCGGACAGGTCGCGCCGGGCAAGGTCACGAAGCTCGTCCCGTTCGGTGCGTTCGTTCGCGTCGCGGACGGCATCGAGGGCCTCGTCCACATCTCGGAGCTGTCGGGCAAGCACGTCGAGCTCGCCGAGCAGGTCGTGTCGGTCGGCGAAGAGGTGTTCGTCAAGGTCATCGACATCGACCTCGACCGTCGCCGCATCTCCCTCTCGCTCAAGCAGGCGAACGAGGGCGTCGACCCGGAGGGCACCGAGTTCGACCCGGCGCTCTACGGCATGGCCACGGAATACGACGACCAGGGGAACTACAAGTACCCCGAGGGCTTCGACCCCGAGACCAACGAGTGGCGCGAGGGCTTCGAGTCTCAGCGCGAGGCTTGGGAGCTGGAGTACGCCGCTGCTCAGGCGCGCTGGGAAGCCCACAAGGCTCAGGTCGCCAAGTCGCAGGAGGAGGCGGCCACCGTCTCCGAGGGCGTCTCGGTCGGCGCCGACTTCACCAGCGAGGCGACCACCGGCGGCACTCTCGCCGACGACGAGTCGCTCGCAGCGCTGCGCGAGAAGCTGTCCTCCAACAACTGA
- the coaE gene encoding dephospho-CoA kinase, which produces MHLLALTGGIASGKSTVARRLADHGAVVVDADVLARQVVEPGEPALAAIIERFGPAVIRSDGALDRAALGTIIFSDAVARADLNAITHPAVTLRSQRLFAEAAAADPDVVVVYDVPLLAEGRGAREFDEVVVVHAPQRTRIERLVALRGMTEEQARARVSSQASDEERLALADVVIDSSGTLDETLARTDALWQHVTR; this is translated from the coding sequence GTGCATCTCCTCGCCCTCACCGGAGGTATCGCCTCGGGCAAGTCCACCGTTGCCCGCCGTCTCGCCGATCACGGAGCCGTGGTCGTCGATGCCGACGTCCTCGCCCGGCAGGTCGTCGAGCCGGGGGAGCCCGCGCTGGCGGCGATCATCGAGCGGTTCGGGCCGGCTGTGATCCGCTCCGACGGCGCGCTCGACCGTGCGGCACTCGGCACGATCATTTTCTCGGACGCGGTGGCGCGCGCCGACCTGAACGCCATCACCCACCCTGCGGTGACCCTCCGTTCGCAGCGCCTCTTCGCTGAGGCGGCCGCGGCGGATCCCGACGTCGTGGTCGTCTACGACGTTCCGCTGCTGGCCGAGGGTCGCGGCGCGCGGGAGTTCGACGAGGTGGTCGTCGTGCACGCACCGCAGCGGACCCGGATCGAGCGGCTGGTCGCGTTGCGGGGGATGACGGAGGAGCAGGCGCGCGCCCGCGTCTCCTCGCAAGCGAGCGACGAGGAGCGCCTGGCTCTCGCCGACGTCGTGATCGACTCCTCCGGAACCCTCGACGAGACGCTCGCCCGAACCGACGCGCTCTGGCAGCACGTAACGCGCTGA
- the uvrB gene encoding excinuclease ABC subunit UvrB, which produces MEPTRAVHPFEVISEYKPSGDQPAAIADLSARINAGETDVVLLGATGTGKSATTAWLVEAVQRPTLVLAHNKTLAAQLANEFRELFPNNAVEYFVSYYDYYQPEAYVPQTDTFIEKDSSVNAEVERLRHSTTNSLLSRRDVIVVSTVSCIYGLGQPEQYLEAMVALQVGQRVDRDRLIRKFVSMQYARNDVDFARGTFRVRGDTIEIIPMYEELAIRIEMFGDEIEALYTLHPLTGDIVRKLESVSVFPGSHYVASQDVMHRAIDTIQQELEVRLADLEKQNKLLEAQRLRMRTTFDLEMMQQIGFCSGIENYSRHIDGRESGEAPHCLLDYFPDDFLVVIDESHVTVPQIGAMYEGDASRKRTLVEHGFRLPSAMDNRPLKWEEFTSRVGQTVYLSATPGRYEMGIADGIVEQIIRPTGLIDPEIVVKPTKGQIDDLLEEITRRTERDERVLVTTLTKRMAEELTDFLTEAGVRVRYLHSDVDTLRRVELLSELRAGVYDVLVGINLLREGLDLPEVSLVAILDADKEGFLRSSTSLIQTIGRAARNVSGEVHMYADKVTDSMRLAIDETDRRREKQVAYNLDHGIDPTPLRKKIADITDALAREGADTAKLLAGRDSKKKSPTPNLRRQGLAANGGNDLEAIISDLNGQMLQAAGELKFELAARLRDEVQELKRELRQMEKAGHLS; this is translated from the coding sequence ATGGAGCCAACCCGTGCCGTGCACCCGTTCGAGGTCATCAGCGAATACAAGCCGAGCGGTGATCAGCCCGCCGCCATCGCCGATCTGAGCGCCCGAATCAACGCCGGCGAGACCGATGTCGTGCTGCTCGGCGCCACCGGAACCGGCAAGTCGGCGACGACCGCGTGGCTTGTCGAGGCCGTTCAGCGTCCCACTCTCGTGCTCGCCCACAACAAGACGCTCGCCGCACAGCTGGCCAATGAGTTCCGTGAACTCTTTCCGAACAACGCGGTCGAGTACTTCGTCTCGTATTACGACTACTACCAGCCCGAGGCATACGTCCCGCAAACCGACACCTTCATCGAGAAGGACAGCTCGGTCAATGCCGAGGTCGAGCGCTTGCGGCACTCCACCACCAATTCGCTCCTGAGCCGCCGGGACGTGATCGTCGTCTCCACCGTCTCCTGCATCTACGGCCTCGGCCAGCCGGAGCAGTACCTCGAGGCGATGGTGGCACTCCAGGTGGGCCAGCGCGTGGACCGCGACCGTCTCATCCGCAAGTTCGTCTCGATGCAGTACGCACGGAACGACGTCGATTTCGCCCGCGGGACGTTCCGGGTGCGGGGCGACACGATCGAGATCATCCCCATGTACGAGGAACTCGCGATTCGGATCGAGATGTTCGGCGACGAGATCGAGGCGCTGTACACGCTCCATCCGCTCACCGGCGACATTGTTCGCAAGCTCGAGTCCGTCTCGGTATTCCCCGGCTCGCACTACGTCGCCAGCCAGGACGTCATGCATCGAGCGATCGACACCATCCAGCAGGAACTCGAGGTGCGTCTGGCCGATCTCGAGAAGCAGAACAAGCTGCTCGAGGCCCAACGACTGCGCATGCGCACCACCTTTGACCTCGAGATGATGCAGCAGATCGGCTTCTGCTCCGGCATCGAGAACTACTCCCGCCATATCGACGGCCGCGAGTCGGGCGAGGCCCCGCACTGCCTGCTCGACTACTTCCCAGACGACTTCCTCGTCGTGATCGACGAGTCGCACGTCACCGTGCCGCAGATCGGCGCGATGTACGAGGGCGATGCGTCCCGCAAGCGCACGCTGGTCGAGCACGGTTTCCGCCTACCCTCGGCGATGGATAATCGGCCGCTGAAGTGGGAGGAGTTCACGTCCCGCGTCGGCCAGACGGTGTACCTCTCGGCGACTCCAGGCCGCTACGAGATGGGGATCGCCGACGGCATCGTCGAGCAGATCATCCGCCCCACCGGGCTGATCGATCCCGAGATCGTCGTCAAGCCAACCAAGGGCCAGATCGATGACCTGCTCGAGGAGATCACGCGGCGTACTGAGCGCGACGAGCGCGTGCTCGTCACGACGCTGACGAAGCGCATGGCGGAGGAGCTGACCGACTTCCTCACCGAGGCCGGTGTCCGCGTGCGGTACCTGCACTCCGATGTCGACACGCTGCGTCGAGTCGAACTCCTCTCGGAGCTGCGCGCCGGCGTGTACGACGTGCTGGTCGGTATCAATTTGCTGCGCGAGGGCCTCGATCTACCCGAGGTGTCGCTCGTGGCGATCCTCGACGCCGATAAGGAGGGCTTCCTCCGTTCGTCGACATCGCTCATCCAGACCATCGGCCGCGCCGCCCGCAACGTCTCGGGCGAGGTGCACATGTACGCGGACAAGGTGACCGACTCGATGCGGCTCGCGATTGATGAGACCGACCGACGGCGCGAGAAGCAGGTGGCCTATAACCTCGACCACGGCATCGACCCGACGCCGCTGCGCAAGAAGATCGCCGACATCACCGACGCCCTCGCCCGGGAGGGGGCCGATACCGCCAAACTGCTCGCCGGCCGCGACTCCAAAAAGAAGAGTCCCACGCCGAACCTGCGCAGGCAGGGACTGGCAGCCAACGGTGGCAACGACCTCGAGGCGATCATCTCGGACCTCAACGGGCAGATGCTTCAGGCGGCGGGCGAGCTCAAGTTCGAGCTTGCAGCCCGCCTACGCGACGAGGTCCAGGAGCTCAAGCGCGAGCTGCGGCAGATGGAGAAGGCCGGCCACCTGTCGTGA